Proteins encoded together in one Oenanthe melanoleuca isolate GR-GAL-2019-014 chromosome 7, OMel1.0, whole genome shotgun sequence window:
- the ABCB6 gene encoding ATP-binding cassette sub-family B member 6: protein MAVLGSFCEGNNSITQAWVQQGFQPCFFFTLVPSVLLSVCLLLGALQYACYARFSRAMEPKYIPRSRLYRGQVLLSLFLALQPFGGLLWQGVGLRQLYGYMLLHACLWALSWGCAIALLQLEHTRVLAYDRTRGHGTVLLLFWALAFAAENLTLVCWRSPLWWWALEDTNQKVQFGFWLLRYICTFMLFILGMKAPGLPHKPYMLLINEEERDVENSQPLLTDTSRTTSTWKDFWRKLNLLVPYMWPRGNHLLQGLVLFCMALMGLERAINVFVPIYYKNIVNELTAGAPWHTLAWTVCSYVGLKFLQGGGAGSTGFVSNLRTFLWVWVQQFTNREVQVQLFAHLHGLSLRWHLGRRTGDVLRSVDRGTSSINSLLSYIVFSIVPTIADIVISMVYFTSVFSAWFGLIIFVCMSLYLTLTIFITEWRTKFRRDMNTRDNEAKSRAVDSLLNFETVKYYNAESYEVNRFNDAIVKYQVSEWKVSASLGLLNQTQNLVIGLGLLAGSLLCAYFVTENKLQVGDFVLFGTYIIQLYTPLNWFGTYYRIIQNSFVDMENMFELFHEEQEVKDVVNASDLRLEGGQIEFENVHFSYVDGKEILQDISFSVMPGQTLALVGPSGSGKSTIIRLLFRFYDVQGGCIRIDGQDISQVKQASLRAHIGVVPQDTVLFNDTIANNIRYGRIPATDQEIQEAARAADIHDRILSFPDGYNTQVGERGLKLSGGEKQRVAIARTILKGPHIILLDEATSSLDTETERNIQASLAKVCAHRTTIVVAHRLSTVVGADQILVLKDGHIVERGRHEELLQKGGVYAGMWLQQQTGEEGESKEHHAEKPQRSKKIS from the exons ATGGCCGTGCTGGGGAGCTTCTGTGAGGGCAACAACTCCATCACCCAGGCCTGGGTCCAGCAGGgcttccagccctgcttcttCTTCACGCTGGTGCCATCCGTGCTGCTGAGTGTCTGCCTGTTGCTGGGTGCCCTGCAGTATGCCTGCTATGCCCGCTTCAGCCGTGCCATGGAGCCCAAGTACATTCCCCGCTCTCGCCTCTACCGTGGCCAAgttctgctgtccctgttcctggccctgcagcccttTGGTGGGCTGCTGTGGCAAGGAGTGGGGCTGAGACAGCTCTATGGGTATATGTTGCTGCATGCCTGCCTCTGGGccctcagctggggctgtgccattgccctcctgcagctggagcataCCCGGGTGCTGGCCTATGACCGAACACGGGGCCATGGCACTGTTCTCCTCCTCTTTTGGGCACTGGCCTTTGCTGCTGAGAACCTGACCCTCGTGTGCTGGAGGAGCCCTCTGTGGTGGTGGGCACTGGAGGACACCAACCAGAAG GTGCAGTTTGGCTTCTGGCTGTTGCGTTACATCTGCACATTCATGCTCTTCATCCTGGGCATGAAGGCCCCGGGGCTGCCCCACAAGCCCTACATGCTGCTTATCAATGAGGAGGAACGGGATGTGGAAAACAGCCAG CCACTCCTGACTGATACCAGCAGGACCACCTCCACCTGGAAGGATTTCTGGAGGAAGCTGAATCTGCTGGTGCCATACATGTGGCCGAGGGGCAAccacctgctgcaggggctAGTGCTGTTCTGCATGGCACTCATGGGGCTGGAGCGGGCCATCAATGTCTTCGTCCCTATCTACTACAAGAACATTG TGAATGAGCTGACAGCGGGCGCTCCCTGGCACACCCTGGCCTGGACTGTCTGCAGCTATGTGGGATTGAAGTTCCTGCAAGGTGGAGGTGCTG GCTCCACTGGCTTTGTGAGCAACCTGCGCACCTTCCTGTGGGTGTGGGTGCAGCAGTTCACCAACCGGGAGGTGCAGGTGCAGCTCTTTGCCCACCTGCACGGGCTGTCCCTGCGCTGGCACCTGGGCCGTCGCACTGGTGATGTGCTGCGTAGTGTGGACCGGGGCACCAGCAGCATCAACAGCCTGCTCAG CTACATCGTCTTCAGCATTGTCCCCACCATTGCGGATATTGTCATCAGCATGGTTTACTTCACCTCGGTCTTCAGCGCTTGGTTTGGCCTCATCATCTTCGTGTGTATGAGCCTGTACCTGA CTCTGACCATCTTCATCACTGAATGGAGAACCAAGTTCCGTCGGGACATGAACACACGGGACAACGAGGCCAAGTCCAGGGCTGTGGACTCGCTCCTGAATTTTGAGACG GTGAAGTACTACAATGCAGAGAGCTATGAGGTGAACCGCTTTAACGATGCCATTGTCAAGTACCAG GTCTCAGAGTGGAAGGTCAGTGCCTCGCTGGGCCTCCTCAACCAGACCCAGAACCTGGTCATTGGCCTAGGGCTGCTGGCCgggtccctgctctgtgcctacTTTGTCACTGAAAACAAGCTGCAG GTGGGGGATTTTGTTCTCTTTGGCACCTACATAATCCAGCTCTACACACCACTCAACTGGTTCGGCACTTACTATAG GATTATCCAGAATTCCTTTGTGGACATGGAAAACATGTTTGAGCTCTTCcatgaggagcaggag GTGAAGGATGTGGTGAATGCCAGTGACCTGCGCTTGGAGGGTGGGCAGATTGAGTTTGAGAACGTGCACTTCAGCTACGTGGATGG GAAGGAAATCCTGCAGGACATCTCTTTCTCTGTGATGCCTGGGCAGACGCTGGCTCTG GTGGGACCTTCAGGCTCTGGAAAGAGCACCATCATCCGTCTGCTCTTCCGCTTCTACGATGTACAGGGTGGCTGCATCCGCATTGATGGGCAGGACATCTCCCAG gTGAAGCAGGCTTCGCTGCGTGCTCACATTGGGGTGGTGCCCCAGGACACGGTGCTCTTCAATGACACCATCGCCAACAATATCCGCTATGGACGGATCCCAGCCACTGACCAAGAGATACAGGAGGCAGCCCGGGCTGCTGACATCCACGACCGcatcctttcttttcctgatg GATACAACACCCAGGTGGGAGAGCGGGGGCTGAAGCTGAGCGGGGGTGAGAAGCAGCGCGTCGCCATCGCACGCACCATCCTGAAGGGTCCCCACATCATCCTGCTGGATGAG GCCACATCTTCACTTGACACAGAGACTGAGAGGAACATCCAGGCTTCTCTGGCCAAGGTCTGCGCCCACCGCACCACCATCGTTGTTGCACACAG GCTCTCCACTGTGGTAGGTGCAGACCAGATCTTGGTGCTTAAGGATGGGCACATTGTGGAGCGAGGGAG gcatgaggagctgctgcagaagggtgGCGTGTATGCTGGcatgtggctgcagcagcagaccGGAGAGGAGGGCGAGAGCAAAGAGCACCACGCTGAGAAGCCCCagagaagcaagaaaatatCATGA
- the ZFAND2B gene encoding AN1-type zinc finger protein 2B isoform X4, whose amino-acid sequence MEFPDLGAHCSWPACQRLDFLPLKCDACEQIFCTDHIAYAQHDCTSAYKKDVQVPVCPLCNTPVPVRRGEMPDVVVGEHIDRDCKSDPAQRKRKIFTNKCLKPGCKQKEMMKVICDQCHKNYCLKHRHPLDHDCSGAGHPLSKAGHAAVTRAQASSSKIVTASSSGAARPADSSSSPACARVRKRHCSELWRCPWQSQHAAQHSHPARRRRRIWHWPRHCQRAKPSTRSHSGRHMVQSHQTAACRRHVRRRVPVDIGSCL is encoded by the exons ATGGAGTTCCCGGACCTGGGCGCGCACTGCTCCTGGCCCGCCTGCCAGCGCCTGG ACTTCCTTCCCCTGAAGTGCGATGCCTGCGAGCAGATCTTTTGCACAGACCACATCGCTTATGCCCAGCACGATTGCACCTCTGCCTACAAGAAG gatgtgcaggTCCCAGTATGTCCCCTCTGCAACACCCCAGTCCCTGTGAGGCGGGGGGAGATGCCTGATGTTGTGGTGGGTGAGCACATTGACCGTGACTGCAAGTCTGACCCTGCACAACGCAAGCGCAAG ATCTTCACCAACAAGTGTTTGAAGCCTGGCTGCAAGCAGAAGGAGATGATGAAGGTGATCTGTGACCAGTGCCACAAGAACTACTGCCTCAAGCACCGGCACCCCCTGGACCATGACTGCAGTGGTGCAGGGCATCCCCTTTCCAAAGCAGG GCATGCTGCAGTTACCAGAGCCCAGGCATCCTCCTCCAAAATAGTCACTGCATCAAGCAGCGGAGCTGCTCGGCCAGCAGACAgctcctcttctccagcctgtgccag AGTGAGGAAGAGGCACTGCAGCGAGCTCTGGAGATGTCCCTGGCAGAGTCAGCAcgcagctcagcacagccacccaG CAcgcaggaggaggaggatctGGCACTGGCCCAGGCACTGTCAGCGAGCGAAGCCGAGTACCAGAAGTCACAGCGGCAG GCACATGGTTCAAAGCCATCAAACTGCAGCATGTCGTAGGCACGTGAGGCGGCGTGTACCAGTGGACATAGGATCCTGCTTGTGA
- the ZFAND2B gene encoding AN1-type zinc finger protein 2B isoform X3: MEFPDLGAHCSWPACQRLDFLPLKCDACEQIFCTDHIAYAQHDCTSAYKKDVQVPVCPLCNTPVPVRRGEMPDVVVGEHIDRDCKSDPAQRKRKIFTNKCLKPGCKQKEMMKVICDQCHKNYCLKHRHPLDHDCSGAGHPLSKAGHAAVTRAQASSSKIVTASSSGAARPADSSSSPACARVRKRHCSELWRCPWQSQHAAQHSHPAARRRRRIWHWPRHCQRAKPSTRSHSGRHMVQSHQTAACRRHVRRRVPVDIGSCL; the protein is encoded by the exons ATGGAGTTCCCGGACCTGGGCGCGCACTGCTCCTGGCCCGCCTGCCAGCGCCTGG ACTTCCTTCCCCTGAAGTGCGATGCCTGCGAGCAGATCTTTTGCACAGACCACATCGCTTATGCCCAGCACGATTGCACCTCTGCCTACAAGAAG gatgtgcaggTCCCAGTATGTCCCCTCTGCAACACCCCAGTCCCTGTGAGGCGGGGGGAGATGCCTGATGTTGTGGTGGGTGAGCACATTGACCGTGACTGCAAGTCTGACCCTGCACAACGCAAGCGCAAG ATCTTCACCAACAAGTGTTTGAAGCCTGGCTGCAAGCAGAAGGAGATGATGAAGGTGATCTGTGACCAGTGCCACAAGAACTACTGCCTCAAGCACCGGCACCCCCTGGACCATGACTGCAGTGGTGCAGGGCATCCCCTTTCCAAAGCAGG GCATGCTGCAGTTACCAGAGCCCAGGCATCCTCCTCCAAAATAGTCACTGCATCAAGCAGCGGAGCTGCTCGGCCAGCAGACAgctcctcttctccagcctgtgccag AGTGAGGAAGAGGCACTGCAGCGAGCTCTGGAGATGTCCCTGGCAGAGTCAGCAcgcagctcagcacagccacccaG CAGCAcgcaggaggaggaggatctGGCACTGGCCCAGGCACTGTCAGCGAGCGAAGCCGAGTACCAGAAGTCACAGCGGCAG GCACATGGTTCAAAGCCATCAAACTGCAGCATGTCGTAGGCACGTGAGGCGGCGTGTACCAGTGGACATAGGATCCTGCTTGTGA
- the ZFAND2B gene encoding AN1-type zinc finger protein 2B isoform X1, whose protein sequence is MEFPDLGAHCSWPACQRLDFLPLKCDACEQIFCTDHIAYAQHDCTSAYKKDVQVPVCPLCNTPVPVRRGEMPDVVVGEHIDRDCKSDPAQRKRKIFTNKCLKPGCKQKEMMKVICDQCHKNYCLKHRHPLDHDCSGAGHPLSKAGHAAVTRAQASSSKIVTASSSGAARPADSSSSPACARGGRAAASQARSTSPPAVMLQNGLSEEEALQRALEMSLAESARSSAQPPSSTQEEEDLALAQALSASEAEYQKSQRQAHGSKPSNCSMS, encoded by the exons ATGGAGTTCCCGGACCTGGGCGCGCACTGCTCCTGGCCCGCCTGCCAGCGCCTGG ACTTCCTTCCCCTGAAGTGCGATGCCTGCGAGCAGATCTTTTGCACAGACCACATCGCTTATGCCCAGCACGATTGCACCTCTGCCTACAAGAAG gatgtgcaggTCCCAGTATGTCCCCTCTGCAACACCCCAGTCCCTGTGAGGCGGGGGGAGATGCCTGATGTTGTGGTGGGTGAGCACATTGACCGTGACTGCAAGTCTGACCCTGCACAACGCAAGCGCAAG ATCTTCACCAACAAGTGTTTGAAGCCTGGCTGCAAGCAGAAGGAGATGATGAAGGTGATCTGTGACCAGTGCCACAAGAACTACTGCCTCAAGCACCGGCACCCCCTGGACCATGACTGCAGTGGTGCAGGGCATCCCCTTTCCAAAGCAGG GCATGCTGCAGTTACCAGAGCCCAGGCATCCTCCTCCAAAATAGTCACTGCATCAAGCAGCGGAGCTGCTCGGCCAGCAGACAgctcctcttctccagcctgtgccag gggaggcagagcagctgcatcACAGGCTCGCAGCACCTCCCCTCCAGCTGTCATGCTGCAGAATGGGCTG AGTGAGGAAGAGGCACTGCAGCGAGCTCTGGAGATGTCCCTGGCAGAGTCAGCAcgcagctcagcacagccacccaG CAGCAcgcaggaggaggaggatctGGCACTGGCCCAGGCACTGTCAGCGAGCGAAGCCGAGTACCAGAAGTCACAGCGGCAG GCACATGGTTCAAAGCCATCAAACTGCAGCATGTCGTAG
- the ZFAND2B gene encoding AN1-type zinc finger protein 2B isoform X2 — MEFPDLGAHCSWPACQRLDFLPLKCDACEQIFCTDHIAYAQHDCTSAYKKDVQVPVCPLCNTPVPVRRGEMPDVVVGEHIDRDCKSDPAQRKRKIFTNKCLKPGCKQKEMMKVICDQCHKNYCLKHRHPLDHDCSGAGHPLSKAGHAAVTRAQASSSKIVTASSSGAARPADSSSSPACARGGRAAASQARSTSPPAVMLQNGLSEEEALQRALEMSLAESARSSAQPPSTQEEEDLALAQALSASEAEYQKSQRQAHGSKPSNCSMS, encoded by the exons ATGGAGTTCCCGGACCTGGGCGCGCACTGCTCCTGGCCCGCCTGCCAGCGCCTGG ACTTCCTTCCCCTGAAGTGCGATGCCTGCGAGCAGATCTTTTGCACAGACCACATCGCTTATGCCCAGCACGATTGCACCTCTGCCTACAAGAAG gatgtgcaggTCCCAGTATGTCCCCTCTGCAACACCCCAGTCCCTGTGAGGCGGGGGGAGATGCCTGATGTTGTGGTGGGTGAGCACATTGACCGTGACTGCAAGTCTGACCCTGCACAACGCAAGCGCAAG ATCTTCACCAACAAGTGTTTGAAGCCTGGCTGCAAGCAGAAGGAGATGATGAAGGTGATCTGTGACCAGTGCCACAAGAACTACTGCCTCAAGCACCGGCACCCCCTGGACCATGACTGCAGTGGTGCAGGGCATCCCCTTTCCAAAGCAGG GCATGCTGCAGTTACCAGAGCCCAGGCATCCTCCTCCAAAATAGTCACTGCATCAAGCAGCGGAGCTGCTCGGCCAGCAGACAgctcctcttctccagcctgtgccag gggaggcagagcagctgcatcACAGGCTCGCAGCACCTCCCCTCCAGCTGTCATGCTGCAGAATGGGCTG AGTGAGGAAGAGGCACTGCAGCGAGCTCTGGAGATGTCCCTGGCAGAGTCAGCAcgcagctcagcacagccacccaG CAcgcaggaggaggaggatctGGCACTGGCCCAGGCACTGTCAGCGAGCGAAGCCGAGTACCAGAAGTCACAGCGGCAG GCACATGGTTCAAAGCCATCAAACTGCAGCATGTCGTAG
- the RETREG2 gene encoding reticulophagy regulator 2 produces MASGRAEEAAAAAAAEEEEEEAAAAAAARLAAALRQRLRGWEAALATAQRLLVWERPLHSLVTAAALGGALWLFSSTSLRPLFLLSMTLLGILLLEKWKPRFLFDFSAQPSEEPGGESEGVTSGAQPHLLSVPELCHCLAESWVTFRLYLQELLQYKRQNPAKFCMSVCSGCLILAVVGHYVPGIMISYIILLSILLWPLVVYHELIQRMYTRLEPVLMKLDYSMKAETLHHKHEKKKRQGKSEPAAGDEPTAETESESEAELSGFSPVVDVKKTALALSITDSELSDEEASILESGGFSVSRATTPQLTDVSEDLDQQSLHSEPEESFSKDLAEFPSVEEYHSRDLGPQSDEDAFDVPLGPELAHAACELDSADKEATDSDLSILRLASPLHFVNTHFNGSGQAAGGNAEPKTVPAPGLGICINTLSEEIVTTAITTAVQNTLSALLRSSEASEGPPLSEFLPTEPEEKLSFQAHLSESEVVETETEASPEDEEEADDFELLDQGELEQMDVELGFREEQETQEAAPSLSSPMLAELPKQGDEEEAVMTAASMS; encoded by the exons ATGGCGAGCGGCCGCGccgaggaggcggcggcggcagcggcggccgaggaggaggaggaggaggcggcggcggcggcagcggcgcgtctggcggcggcgctgcggcAGCGGCTGCGGGGCTGGGAGGCGGCGCTGGCGACGGCGCAGCGGCTGCTGGTGTGGGAGAGGCCGCTGCACAGCCTGGTCACCGCGGCCGCGCTCGGCGGGGCCCTCTG GTTGTTTTCCTCCACCTCCCTGAGACCCCTCTTTCTCCTCAGCATGACCCTTCTTGGCATCCTCTTGTTGGAGAAGTGGAAACCCAGGTTCCTGTTTGATTTCTCAG CACAGCCAtcagaggagccaggaggagagAG TGAGGGGGTGACTTCAGGGGCACAACCTCAcctgctcagtgtccctgagctgtgccactgTCTGGCAGAGAGCTGGGTCACCTTCAGGCTGTACCTGCAGGAACTGCTACAGTACAAGAGGCAAAATCCTGCCAAG TTCTGCATGAGTGTCTGTTCAGGCTGCCTGATTCTGGCTGTAGTTGGACACTATGTTCCAGGCATAATGATCTCCTACATCATTT TGCTCAGCATTCTGCTCTGGCCTCTGGTGGTCTACCATGAGCTGATCCAGAGGATGTACACACGTTTGGAGCCTGTCCTGATGAAACTGGATTACAGTATGAAGGCAGAGACGCTGCACCACAAGCATGAGAAGAAGA AGCGACAAGGGAAGAGCGAGCCTGCAGCAGGTGATGAGCcaacagcagagacagagagtGAGAGTGAAGCAGAGCTGTCAGGCTTTTCCCCAGTG GTGGATGTGAAGAAAactgccctggcactgtcaATCACAGATTCTGAGCTCTCTGATGAGGAGGCTTCTATCCTGGAGAGTGGGGGCTTTTCTGTTTCAAGGGCTACCACCCCACAGCTGACGGACGTTTCTGAAG ACCTGGATCAGCAGAGCCTGCACAGTGAGCCAGAGGAGTCATTTTCCAAGGACCTGGCAGAGTTTCCATCCGTGGAAGAGTATCATTCCAGAGACCTGGGACCACAGAGTGATGAAGATGCATTTGATGTGCCTCTGGGTCCTGAGCTTGCCCACGCTGCCTGTGAGCTGGACTCAGCAGACAAAGAGGCCACGGACTCTGACCTCTCCATCCTTCGCCTCGCGTCTCCTCTCCATTTTGTAAATACGCACTTCAATGGGAGCGGGCAAGCGGCAGGAGGCAACGCAGAGCCAAAgactgtccctgccccaggcctGGGCATCTGCATTAACACGCTGAGCGAGGAGATCGTCACCACTGCCATCACCACAGCGGTGCAGAACAccctctctgccctcctgcGCTCCTCAGAGGCCAGTGAGGGACCCCCTCTCTCTGAGTTCCTCCCCACAGAGCCTGAAGAGAAACTGAGCTTCCAAGCACACCTGTCAGAGAGTGAAGTGGTGGAGACAGAGACAGAAGCTTCAccagaggatgaggaggaagcagATGACTTTGAGCTACTGGATCAGGGGGAGCTGGAGCAAATGGATGTAGAGCTGGGGTTtagagaggagcaggagacaCAAGAGGCTGCTCcatctctctcctctcccatgCTTGCTGAGCTGCCAAAGCAAGGAGATGAGGAGGAGGCAGTGATGACAGCAGCATCTATGTCTTAG